The following are encoded together in the Bacillus sp. V2I10 genome:
- a CDS encoding NAD(P)-dependent oxidoreductase — protein sequence MTGEKGVIGFIGVGVMGKSMAGHLLKDGYPVLVYTRTKEKAAELIEAGAVWMETIEEVASQSAYIITMVGYPSDVEDIYLNEKGILNSAKEGTYVIDMTTSKPSLAKEIYKAAKQRHIHALDAPVSGGDVGAREARLSIMAGGDQEAFDACMPIFSVIGQNIVYQGEAGSGQHTKMCNQIAIAAGMIGVSEAIAYAEHAGLDPENVLKSISAGAAGSWSLSNLGPRMLKEDFEPGFYVKHFIKDMGIAIEEADHMKMEVPGLTLAHSLYTELQKKGEGNSGTQALFKLWKS from the coding sequence ATGACTGGAGAAAAAGGTGTAATCGGTTTTATCGGGGTCGGAGTAATGGGGAAGAGTATGGCAGGGCATTTGCTCAAAGATGGTTACCCGGTTTTGGTTTATACAAGAACGAAAGAAAAGGCAGCTGAACTGATAGAGGCTGGTGCAGTTTGGATGGAGACGATTGAAGAGGTTGCATCCCAATCTGCCTATATTATTACAATGGTCGGCTATCCTTCTGATGTAGAAGATATTTATTTAAACGAAAAAGGTATTTTGAACTCTGCCAAGGAAGGTACATATGTAATAGATATGACTACTTCTAAGCCAAGTCTTGCAAAAGAAATCTATAAAGCAGCAAAGCAGCGTCATATCCATGCCTTGGATGCACCCGTTTCAGGCGGAGATGTAGGGGCAAGAGAAGCGAGATTATCCATTATGGCAGGCGGAGATCAGGAAGCATTTGACGCATGCATGCCGATTTTTTCTGTCATTGGACAAAATATAGTGTATCAGGGAGAAGCAGGAAGCGGTCAGCATACGAAAATGTGCAACCAGATTGCGATAGCAGCTGGCATGATTGGAGTCAGTGAAGCCATTGCTTATGCGGAACACGCTGGTCTCGATCCTGAAAATGTTTTAAAAAGCATTTCAGCAGGTGCAGCTGGCAGCTGGTCACTGAGCAATCTTGGTCCAAGAATGCTGAAAGAGGACTTTGAACCAGGCTTCTATGTAAAGCATTTCATAAAGGATATGGGCATTGCAATTGAGGAAGCTGACCATATGAAGATGGAGGTGCCAGGATTAACGTTAGCTCATTCACTCTACACAGAGCTTCAGAAAAAGGGTGAAGGTAACAGCGGTACACAGGCGCTGTTCAAGCTATGGAAATCGTAA
- a CDS encoding SDR family oxidoreductase: MELGLKGKVALVAASSQGLGRAIAEELVKEGANVMITSRNPDKLHKVKNELSEKGTGLVEYKACDLSNADEISQLVEETVKRFGTIDLLVNNAGGPPSGLFEQMSDEDWQKSFELNLLSHVRLIRSVIPYMRAKGGKIVNIASSSVKEPIPGLVLSNTFRLGIVGLTKTLASELAPYQILINTVAPGRISTDRVASLDQAAADKNGISVSEVEEEVKRKIPAGRYGKPSEFAAYVLFLLSDANSYMTGQTHLVDGGMVKSV, from the coding sequence ATGGAACTCGGATTAAAAGGAAAAGTGGCTCTAGTTGCAGCATCAAGTCAAGGATTAGGCAGAGCTATTGCTGAAGAGCTTGTAAAAGAAGGCGCCAACGTCATGATAACAAGCAGAAACCCTGATAAGCTACATAAAGTGAAAAATGAGCTTTCTGAAAAAGGTACTGGCCTCGTTGAATATAAAGCATGCGATTTATCAAATGCAGATGAGATCAGCCAGCTGGTGGAAGAAACGGTGAAACGTTTTGGAACAATTGATTTACTTGTGAATAATGCAGGCGGGCCCCCTTCAGGACTATTTGAGCAAATGAGTGATGAAGACTGGCAAAAATCGTTCGAGTTAAACCTTTTAAGTCATGTGCGTCTTATTCGATCTGTTATCCCCTATATGAGAGCCAAGGGAGGAAAAATTGTAAACATCGCCTCCTCCTCAGTAAAAGAACCAATACCAGGTTTGGTTTTATCAAATACGTTCCGTCTTGGAATTGTCGGTTTAACTAAAACACTGGCATCAGAACTTGCCCCTTATCAAATCTTGATCAACACAGTGGCACCGGGCAGAATTTCAACGGACAGAGTCGCTTCTCTAGATCAGGCAGCAGCAGATAAGAATGGCATCAGCGTCAGTGAGGTGGAAGAAGAAGTGAAGCGGAAAATTCCTGCAGGACGCTACGGGAAACCATCCGAGTTTGCTGCCTATGTTCTTTTCTTGCTCTCAGATGCCAACAGTTATATGACAGGGCAGACACATCTGGTTGACGGAGGAATGGTGAAATCTGTTTAA
- the splB gene encoding spore photoproduct lyase, which yields MVKPFVPQLVYIEPRALEYPLGIELKEKFEKMGLEIRETTSHNQVRNIPGNNHLQQYRNAKSTLVVGVRKTLDFDSSKPSAEYAIPLATGCMGHCHYCYLQTTMGSKPYIRTYVNTEEIFQRAQEYMDERSPQITRFEASCTSDIVGIDHLTHSLKRAIEFFGNTDMGRLRFVTKFHHVDHLLHADHKGKTRFRFSINADFVIKNFEPGTSPLNKRLEAAVKVAGAGYPLGFIVAPIYIHEGWREGYYELFSKLNRLLPEESRDDITFEMIQHRFTKPAKRFIEKNYPKSKLEMNEDDRRYKWGRYGIGKYIYQKDEVADLRETLETYIDDFFPNAKIEYFT from the coding sequence ATGGTTAAACCATTTGTGCCGCAGCTTGTCTATATTGAGCCTAGAGCGCTTGAATATCCGCTTGGGATTGAGCTGAAAGAGAAATTTGAAAAAATGGGGCTTGAAATCAGAGAAACGACTTCACATAATCAAGTGAGAAATATACCGGGCAATAACCATCTGCAGCAGTACAGAAATGCAAAATCCACTCTTGTGGTAGGAGTTCGAAAAACACTGGACTTTGATTCTTCAAAACCATCTGCTGAATATGCGATACCGCTTGCAACAGGCTGTATGGGGCATTGTCATTACTGTTATCTGCAGACAACTATGGGCTCTAAACCTTATATTCGCACGTACGTGAATACAGAAGAAATCTTTCAGCGGGCACAGGAATATATGGATGAACGCTCACCGCAGATCACCCGTTTTGAAGCATCCTGTACGTCTGATATCGTCGGGATTGATCATTTAACCCATTCGCTAAAAAGAGCGATTGAATTCTTCGGGAATACGGATATGGGCCGATTGCGCTTTGTCACAAAGTTTCATCATGTGGATCATTTACTTCATGCAGATCATAAAGGAAAAACACGTTTTCGCTTCAGTATCAATGCTGATTTTGTGATTAAAAATTTTGAACCAGGCACATCGCCGCTGAATAAACGTTTAGAGGCAGCCGTCAAAGTAGCGGGGGCGGGATACCCGCTCGGATTTATTGTGGCGCCTATTTATATTCATGAAGGATGGCGGGAAGGGTATTACGAATTGTTTTCGAAACTTAATCGGCTTTTGCCTGAAGAATCACGGGATGATATCACATTTGAAATGATCCAGCACCGGTTTACAAAGCCTGCCAAGCGCTTCATTGAAAAAAACTATCCAAAATCAAAGCTCGAGATGAATGAAGATGACCGCCGCTACAAATGGGGAAGATACGGAATCGGCAAATATATTTATCAAAAAGATGAGGTAGCTGATTTAAGAGAAACACTTGAAACGTATATTGATGACTTCTTTCCAAATGCGAAGATTGAATACTTCACTTAG
- a CDS encoding transcriptional regulator SplA domain-containing protein: MEKKDVNAGDKVYVIYRNPHAANVANIQQAEIVEHPNHPGENALFIHDSYHLLDEEDAIFPSYSDAEAMYNKLFDYEQYE; the protein is encoded by the coding sequence TTGGAAAAGAAAGACGTAAATGCAGGAGACAAGGTGTACGTCATCTACCGCAATCCGCATGCAGCAAATGTAGCCAATATCCAGCAGGCTGAAATCGTGGAGCATCCGAATCACCCTGGTGAAAACGCCCTATTTATTCATGATTCCTATCATTTATTAGATGAAGAGGACGCAATCTTCCCTTCTTATTCAGATGCAGAAGCGATGTACAATAAGCTGTTTGATTATGAACAATATGAGTAG
- a CDS encoding ATP-binding protein, whose translation MKKTCLSRSFFKCKGELPAVKGDENQLKQVLINLLKNAFDAMNKGGNIIVDAQAKNDIVIITIADQGPGIPADLISQVTKPFFTTKEKGTGLGLVITEKIIRQHNGNITITSQIGEGTTVIISFPVSHSLIR comes from the coding sequence ATGAAAAAGACCTGCTTAAGCAGGTCTTTTTTTAAGTGCAAAGGGGAACTTCCCGCAGTTAAAGGGGATGAAAATCAGCTTAAACAGGTGCTGATCAATCTGTTGAAAAATGCGTTTGATGCCATGAATAAAGGCGGAAACATTATTGTGGACGCTCAAGCTAAAAATGACATCGTTATAATCACGATCGCAGATCAAGGGCCAGGCATTCCGGCTGATTTAATAAGCCAGGTTACGAAACCTTTCTTTACGACAAAAGAAAAAGGAACTGGTTTAGGCTTGGTCATAACGGAAAAAATCATCCGGCAGCATAATGGAAACATAACAATCACAAGCCAAATAGGCGAAGGAACAACGGTCATCATCTCTTTTCCTGTATCACATTCCTTAATAAGGTGA
- the ptsP gene encoding phosphoenolpyruvate--protein phosphotransferase: MLELKGIGASAGIAIAKAYRLEEPDLTVSKKEVADKNAEVLRFDEAIQKSKSELVKIKEHAFRELGADKAEIFEAHILVLSDPELLNPVKDKISSEAVNAEFAMKETADMFVSMFESMDNEYMKERAADIRDVTKRVIGHLLGVEIPNPSMISEEVIIIAEDLTPSDTAQLNRQYVLGFTTDIGGRTSHSAIMARSMEIPAVVGTKTATADIKNGDIVIVDGIDGDVIVNPSEDVIAGFEKKKAQYEVQKAEWAKLVNEETVTKDGQHVELAANIGTPDDVRGVLENGGEAVGLYRTEFLYMGRDQLPTEDEQFEAYKAVLERMEGKPVVVRTLDIGGDKELPYLNLPKEMNPFLGFRAIRLCLEEQDIFRTQLRALLRASTFGNLKIMFPMIAVVDEFRQAKAILLEEKQKLVNEGVQVSDHIEIGMMVEIPSTAVLADQFAKDVDFFSIGTNDLIQYTMAADRMNERVSYLYQPYNPAILRLVTLVIEAAHKEGKWVGMCGEMAGDPLAIPLLLGLGLDEFSMSATSILPARSLIKNLSKEEAASFKEEILSMSTTDGVVEFVKAKFNL, from the coding sequence ATGCTTGAATTAAAAGGGATTGGAGCTTCAGCTGGGATCGCGATTGCAAAAGCTTACCGCTTAGAAGAACCAGATCTGACAGTATCAAAAAAAGAAGTAGCAGATAAAAATGCTGAAGTCCTTCGTTTTGATGAAGCCATCCAAAAATCAAAATCAGAGCTTGTAAAAATTAAAGAGCATGCATTCAGAGAATTAGGTGCAGACAAAGCTGAAATTTTTGAAGCTCATATCTTAGTTTTAAGCGACCCAGAATTGCTTAACCCGGTTAAAGATAAAATCAGCAGTGAAGCAGTTAACGCTGAATTTGCAATGAAAGAAACGGCTGATATGTTTGTAAGTATGTTCGAGTCTATGGACAACGAATATATGAAAGAGCGTGCAGCTGATATCCGCGATGTTACGAAACGTGTGATCGGACACTTGCTTGGCGTTGAGATACCAAACCCGAGCATGATTTCTGAAGAAGTGATTATCATTGCAGAAGATTTAACACCTTCTGACACTGCACAGCTGAATCGTCAGTATGTTTTAGGTTTTACAACTGATATCGGCGGCAGAACATCCCATTCAGCCATCATGGCTCGTTCAATGGAGATCCCTGCAGTAGTTGGAACAAAAACAGCTACAGCTGACATCAAAAATGGCGACATCGTCATCGTTGATGGAATTGATGGAGATGTCATCGTAAATCCTTCTGAGGATGTAATTGCAGGCTTTGAAAAGAAAAAAGCTCAATACGAAGTGCAAAAAGCGGAGTGGGCGAAACTTGTAAATGAAGAAACGGTAACAAAAGACGGACAGCACGTTGAGCTTGCAGCCAATATTGGCACGCCTGATGATGTTCGCGGCGTTCTTGAGAACGGCGGAGAAGCAGTTGGTCTATACCGTACAGAATTCCTTTACATGGGACGCGATCAGCTTCCGACAGAAGATGAGCAGTTCGAAGCATATAAAGCTGTGCTTGAGCGCATGGAAGGCAAGCCGGTTGTTGTCCGCACCCTTGACATTGGCGGAGACAAAGAGCTTCCATACTTGAATCTTCCGAAAGAAATGAATCCATTCCTAGGTTTCCGTGCGATTCGTCTTTGCTTAGAAGAGCAGGATATTTTCCGCACTCAATTGCGTGCATTGCTTCGTGCAAGCACGTTCGGCAACTTGAAAATCATGTTCCCGATGATTGCGGTAGTGGACGAGTTCAGACAGGCTAAAGCCATTCTTTTAGAAGAAAAGCAAAAGCTTGTCAATGAAGGTGTTCAAGTTTCAGATCACATTGAAATTGGAATGATGGTTGAAATTCCTTCAACTGCTGTTCTTGCAGATCAATTTGCTAAAGATGTTGACTTCTTCAGCATCGGAACAAATGACCTGATTCAATACACAATGGCTGCTGACCGTATGAACGAGCGTGTTTCATACTTGTATCAGCCTTATAATCCTGCTATTCTTCGTCTTGTGACGCTTGTTATTGAAGCAGCTCACAAAGAAGGCAAATGGGTAGGAATGTGCGGAGAAATGGCTGGCGATCCGCTTGCGATTCCATTGCTTCTTGGTCTAGGACTTGATGAGTTCTCTATGAGTGCAACATCGATCCTTCCAGCACGTTCTCTTATTAAAAACCTTTCAAAAGAAGAAGCAGCAAGCTTCAAAGAAGAAATTCTTTCTATGAGCACAACAGATGGAGTTGTTGAGTTTGTGAAAGCGAAATTCAATCTTTAA
- a CDS encoding phosphocarrier protein HPr has translation MAEKTFKVTAESGIHARPATVLVQTASKFDADVNLAYNGKTVNLKSIMGVMSLGIAKDSEITISAAGSDENDAIAALEETMKKEGLGE, from the coding sequence ATGGCAGAGAAAACGTTTAAAGTAACAGCAGAATCAGGAATCCACGCACGTCCGGCTACAGTGCTTGTTCAAACAGCAAGCAAATTTGATGCAGATGTGAACTTAGCATATAACGGCAAAACAGTGAACTTAAAATCAATCATGGGTGTTATGTCTTTAGGTATCGCTAAAGATTCAGAAATCACGATTTCTGCAGCTGGTTCAGACGAAAACGATGCAATCGCAGCTCTTGAAGAAACAATGAAAAAAGAAGGCTTAGGCGAATAA
- the ptsG gene encoding glucose-specific PTS transporter subunit IIBC — MFKNLFGVLQKIGKALMLPVAILPAAGILLAFGNAMQNPELTSKVPFLTNEIVQLVAKVMESSGDIVFANLPLLFAVGVAIGLANGDGVAGLAAIIGYLIMNATMSAVLLQTGKIPSDAVELAQFFQQLHPEYARVLGMPTLQTGVFGGIIVGVLGAYMYNKFFKIELPQYLGFFAGKRFVPIMTAVSAVALGLLMLFIWPPVQNGLNAFSTGLLESNKTLAAFIFGLIERSLIPFGLHHIFYSPFWYEFGNYTTQAGEIVRGDQRIFMAQIKDGAELTAGTFMTGKFPFMMFGLPAAALAIYHEARPENKKFVAGIMGSAALTSFLTGITEPLEFSFLFVAPILFAIHAVFAGLSFMTMQLLDVKIGMTFSGGVIDYFLFGILPNRTDWWLVIPVGLVFSLIYYFGFRFAIRKFNLKTPGREDAEAETEDDKAGENAGDLPYNILESLGGSSNIKHLDACITRLRVTVNDVKAVDKNRLKRLGAAGVLEVGNNIQAIYGPKSDNLKTQIQDVMSGKTPRPAKPVSAEKEVQEQVEDVVAGPLKNEVSEFSFVSPLTGDIHPITEVPDQVFSGKMMGDGFAITPADGTIVSPVDGKILNVFPTKHAIGLESESGNEILIHVGIDTVNLKGEGFEAFVKEGDIVTKGQKLLQVDLEFVKQNAPSIMTPIVFTNLNEGESVVIKSSGSVKAGEENIISLEK, encoded by the coding sequence ATGTTTAAAAATTTATTTGGAGTACTCCAAAAAATTGGTAAAGCTCTTATGCTTCCAGTTGCGATTTTGCCTGCTGCAGGTATCCTGCTTGCATTCGGTAATGCGATGCAAAATCCGGAGCTCACTTCAAAAGTACCATTCTTAACAAATGAAATCGTTCAGCTTGTTGCAAAAGTAATGGAATCTTCTGGTGATATTGTCTTTGCAAATCTGCCGCTTCTATTTGCTGTCGGTGTAGCAATTGGCCTTGCCAATGGAGATGGGGTTGCAGGTCTTGCAGCGATCATCGGATACTTAATTATGAATGCAACAATGAGTGCTGTGCTGCTTCAAACAGGGAAAATTCCAAGCGATGCTGTAGAGCTTGCACAATTCTTCCAGCAGCTTCATCCTGAATATGCAAGAGTTCTCGGAATGCCAACCTTGCAGACCGGAGTCTTTGGCGGTATTATCGTCGGGGTTCTCGGTGCATACATGTACAACAAATTCTTTAAAATTGAATTGCCACAATACTTAGGTTTCTTTGCAGGAAAGCGCTTCGTTCCAATCATGACAGCTGTTTCTGCAGTTGCATTAGGGTTACTTATGCTATTTATCTGGCCGCCGGTTCAAAATGGATTAAACGCCTTCTCAACAGGGCTGCTTGAATCCAATAAAACATTAGCAGCGTTCATATTCGGTTTAATTGAACGTTCATTAATTCCTTTTGGTCTTCATCATATTTTCTACTCTCCTTTCTGGTATGAGTTTGGGAACTATACAACTCAAGCAGGAGAAATCGTCCGCGGAGATCAGCGTATCTTCATGGCTCAAATTAAAGACGGCGCAGAATTAACTGCAGGTACATTTATGACAGGTAAATTCCCATTCATGATGTTCGGTCTTCCTGCCGCTGCTCTTGCGATCTATCATGAAGCAAGACCTGAAAACAAAAAATTCGTTGCAGGTATCATGGGTTCAGCTGCTTTAACATCTTTCTTAACTGGGATTACAGAGCCGCTTGAATTCTCATTCTTATTCGTAGCACCTATTCTATTTGCAATCCATGCTGTCTTTGCTGGTCTGTCTTTCATGACGATGCAATTGCTTGATGTGAAAATCGGGATGACATTCTCAGGCGGAGTCATTGACTACTTCCTGTTCGGTATTCTTCCAAATAGAACCGATTGGTGGCTTGTTATTCCGGTAGGTTTAGTATTCTCTCTGATTTATTATTTCGGATTCCGTTTTGCGATCCGCAAGTTCAACCTTAAAACACCTGGACGCGAGGATGCTGAGGCAGAAACAGAAGATGATAAAGCAGGCGAAAATGCTGGAGATCTTCCATATAACATTCTTGAATCTTTAGGCGGAAGCTCAAATATCAAGCACCTGGACGCATGTATCACCCGCCTGCGTGTAACGGTTAATGATGTGAAAGCAGTCGATAAAAACCGCTTAAAACGTTTAGGAGCAGCAGGTGTCCTTGAAGTTGGAAACAACATTCAGGCAATCTACGGTCCTAAATCGGATAACCTGAAAACACAAATTCAAGACGTGATGTCAGGCAAAACGCCTCGCCCGGCAAAACCTGTTTCAGCTGAAAAAGAAGTGCAGGAGCAAGTTGAGGACGTTGTTGCAGGACCTCTTAAAAACGAGGTAAGCGAATTTTCATTTGTTTCTCCTTTAACAGGTGACATTCATCCAATCACTGAAGTGCCTGATCAAGTGTTCTCAGGAAAAATGATGGGTGATGGTTTTGCGATTACTCCTGCTGACGGCACGATCGTTTCACCGGTTGACGGCAAAATATTAAATGTATTCCCTACTAAGCACGCAATTGGCCTTGAATCAGAAAGCGGCAACGAGATTTTAATTCATGTCGGAATTGATACTGTGAACCTTAAAGGGGAAGGCTTCGAAGCATTTGTTAAAGAAGGTGACATTGTCACTAAAGGACAAAAACTGCTCCAAGTAGACTTGGAATTCGTTAAGCAAAATGCTCCTTCTATTATGACGCCGATTGTTTTCACAAATTTAAATGAAGGCGAATCAGTCGTAATTAAATCATCCGGCAGTGTGAAAGCAGGAGAAGAGAACATCATTTCTTTAGAAAAATAA
- the glcT gene encoding glucose PTS transporter transcription antiterminator GlcT: MKESFTIKKVLNNNVLIAEHDSYEEVVLIGKGIGFGKKRGEMMQEDSYEKMFVLTNQKEQEQFKMLLPFVDEDMIEVVSDVIHFIAERVKLPLNEHIHIALIDHITFAIKRLQKGMDIKNPFLIETKTLYPNEFLVAEEVIHMINDRLKVNLPEGEIGFIALHIHSAITNKPIADVNQFSQLINQLVGVIEDSMKIKVNHESVNYLRLVRHLRYTIERVLSGETVEEPEKFTLLLKKEYPLCYNTSWKMIKVMQQFLKKPVYEAEAVYLTLHLYRLTNKT, from the coding sequence GTGAAGGAGTCCTTTACAATAAAAAAGGTTTTAAATAATAATGTGCTTATTGCCGAGCATGATTCATACGAAGAGGTTGTTCTGATTGGAAAGGGTATAGGATTTGGCAAGAAACGCGGAGAAATGATGCAGGAGGATTCGTATGAGAAGATGTTTGTGCTTACGAATCAAAAAGAGCAGGAACAATTTAAGATGCTCCTTCCTTTTGTCGATGAAGACATGATTGAGGTTGTCAGCGATGTCATTCACTTTATAGCAGAGCGGGTGAAGCTGCCTTTAAATGAACATATTCATATCGCGCTGATTGATCATATTACATTTGCGATTAAACGGCTTCAAAAAGGGATGGACATTAAAAATCCGTTTCTGATTGAGACAAAAACGCTTTATCCGAATGAATTCTTAGTTGCTGAAGAAGTTATCCATATGATTAATGACAGGCTCAAAGTGAACTTGCCGGAAGGGGAAATTGGTTTTATTGCCCTTCATATCCATAGTGCCATCACAAATAAGCCGATTGCAGATGTGAACCAGTTTTCTCAGCTGATTAATCAATTGGTAGGAGTGATTGAAGACTCTATGAAAATAAAAGTGAATCATGAAAGCGTCAATTATCTGCGGCTTGTCCGCCACTTAAGATACACGATTGAAAGGGTTCTCTCAGGTGAAACGGTTGAAGAACCAGAAAAGTTTACTTTATTGTTGAAAAAAGAATATCCGCTATGCTACAATACATCTTGGAAAATGATAAAAGTGATGCAGCAATTTCTGAAAAAACCAGTCTATGAAGCTGAGGCTGTATATCTCACATTGCATTTATACCGTTTAACAAATAAAACTTAA
- a CDS encoding HAD family hydrolase — protein MIKLFVSDLDGTLLSFEKKVTEQDIAALKELKENGVDVCLASGRMDVEIGEILTMIGEKYHRISQNGAFINTDNDESLHALTFDNVIAKEVFEQVRSTDFITIIADYSKNYTERRDEVITGIESRMFSPIEENVNLLNALGEDVKASKISILGEYEAISDLQKTLQERHPDTIETYISDKQCLDVMPKNISKGNALKMLIEHLGIKPEEVACIGDSFNDIPMFKMTPNSFAMEDALPEVKAQAAYTAATVREAIKKVAEMNKMQLHSKV, from the coding sequence ATGATAAAACTATTTGTAAGTGATCTTGATGGAACATTATTAAGTTTTGAAAAAAAGGTGACGGAGCAGGATATTGCCGCTCTTAAAGAATTAAAGGAAAATGGTGTGGATGTATGTTTAGCATCAGGCAGAATGGATGTGGAGATTGGCGAAATTTTGACGATGATTGGTGAAAAGTACCACCGCATCAGTCAAAATGGAGCTTTTATCAATACAGATAATGATGAATCTCTGCATGCACTGACCTTTGATAATGTGATTGCTAAAGAAGTGTTTGAACAAGTTCGTTCTACAGACTTTATCACAATCATTGCAGACTACAGCAAAAATTATACAGAACGCCGAGATGAAGTCATTACAGGTATTGAATCGAGAATGTTCTCTCCAATAGAAGAGAACGTCAATCTCCTTAATGCCTTGGGAGAAGATGTCAAGGCTTCTAAAATTTCTATTTTGGGTGAATATGAAGCAATTTCCGATCTGCAGAAAACGCTGCAGGAAAGACATCCTGATACAATCGAGACATACATATCTGACAAGCAGTGTCTTGATGTCATGCCTAAAAACATAAGCAAGGGCAACGCACTAAAGATGCTTATTGAACACCTTGGAATTAAGCCTGAAGAGGTTGCCTGCATCGGTGATTCATTCAATGATATTCCCATGTTTAAAATGACCCCGAACAGCTTTGCAATGGAAGATGCCCTTCCTGAAGTGAAAGCGCAAGCTGCCTACACAGCAGCAACTGTTCGTGAAGCCATTAAAAAAGTAGCAGAAATGAATAAAATGCAGCTGCATTCAAAGGTTTAA
- a CDS encoding bifunctional diguanylate cyclase/phosphodiesterase → MLMKYADIAMYDVKMNGSNSYGIYKPEMNDKLIEKIRIENELRKALQYKELSVYFQPKFKENLATVIGAEALVRWKHAELGFISPATFIPIAEETGLIFELERFVLGEVAGHVQAWERQNLNFGRISINISHLHLYQDDLIQTIDEILSSYQIHASSLELEITETAMMDNELEANMKLSMLRSRGIEISMDDFGTGYSSLSYLQKLSIDRLKIDQSFIREMEQHNGNEAIVSMIISMANHLELKVIAEGVETKTQKDLLAKLGCLEFQGYLGGKPIPAEEFSDMYLSGSKAV, encoded by the coding sequence ATGCTGATGAAATATGCAGATATTGCGATGTATGATGTGAAAATGAACGGCTCAAACAGTTACGGTATCTACAAGCCTGAAATGAATGATAAACTGATTGAAAAAATCAGGATCGAAAATGAATTGCGTAAAGCTCTTCAATATAAGGAACTCAGCGTTTATTTTCAGCCAAAGTTCAAGGAAAATCTGGCTACTGTCATAGGTGCAGAAGCCTTGGTCAGATGGAAGCATGCTGAACTTGGTTTTATTTCACCTGCAACTTTTATTCCGATTGCAGAAGAAACCGGTTTAATATTCGAGCTTGAACGGTTTGTCCTTGGAGAAGTTGCAGGCCATGTACAGGCATGGGAACGGCAAAACTTAAATTTCGGCAGAATTTCTATTAATATCTCACATCTGCATTTATATCAGGATGATTTGATTCAAACGATTGATGAAATCCTGTCTTCTTATCAAATTCATGCATCGAGTCTTGAGCTTGAAATAACAGAAACCGCTATGATGGATAATGAGCTGGAGGCGAATATGAAATTATCTATGCTCAGGAGCAGGGGAATTGAAATCAGCATGGATGACTTTGGAACCGGCTACAGCTCTTTAAGTTATTTGCAGAAACTCAGCATAGACCGGCTGAAAATTGATCAATCCTTTATAAGAGAAATGGAACAGCATAACGGTAACGAGGCGATTGTCTCAATGATTATCTCAATGGCCAATCATCTTGAGCTGAAAGTGATTGCTGAAGGGGTTGAAACAAAAACTCAAAAGGATCTTCTTGCTAAATTAGGATGCCTTGAATTTCAGGGATACCTGGGCGGAAAGCCGATTCCCGCAGAAGAATTTTCTGATATGTATTTATCAGGCAGTAAAGCCGTATAG